The following proteins are co-located in the Streptomyces bottropensis ATCC 25435 genome:
- a CDS encoding trypsin-like peptidase domain-containing protein has translation MTVTDPGGGDARGGSYAPSPANHANSDSESDFELARPAAEATLRSRSSTASRPVRSDTDGDFELERPAGAGGNGTAGEPGGSSAEPRSDEWGSTEPGSAEAESAVSASASADTAVASAPPSGATRPLSASDAPSGGPKPLHDPDPYRTPPYGEPGPWAPAPPVQHPATTPAHGTTPGTGRPAPAVLTEAGAQPHDEVAPADAPTRRVPTAATLTEAASATPLPASVPPEHETPVPATAQQPATATLYADAPGPGAAAHPPVASYAYPSQPGPPPFGDSAQAVPPSYAGGAPPAPAAYTDGSPPAPAAYADPARPHPTAPQGPWRNYDPWAGSGSLQQNGAAVDGGARRRRRGRGLLVGAVLIAVVAGGIGGAVGAYLERNGGVGAVELPQTGDGVTGRAPDSVAGIAAGALPGVVTLHVSGASAQGTGTGFVLDERGHILTNNHVVDPAGTDGEISVTFSGGETAKATVVGRDTGYDLAVVKVSGVRGLEPLPLGNSEEVRVGDPVVAIGAPFDLANTVTSGIISAKERPITAGGESGDVSDVSYVDALQTDAPINPGNSGGPLLDGKGRVIGINSAIRSAGGGSESDGGQAGSIGLGFAIPINQGKRVAEELINTGKASHPVIGVTLDMDYSGDGARIGAKGDSGAAGVTEGGPADRAGIRPGDVITEVDGQRVHSGDELIVKVRAHRPGDRLELTLLRDGSRRTVTLTLGSSGSD, from the coding sequence GTGACGGTGACCGATCCCGGCGGGGGCGACGCCCGGGGCGGCTCCTACGCCCCTTCCCCTGCGAACCATGCGAACTCCGACAGCGAGTCCGACTTCGAACTGGCCCGCCCGGCTGCCGAAGCCACGCTCCGGTCCCGCTCATCGACGGCCTCCCGCCCCGTGCGCAGCGACACGGACGGCGACTTCGAACTGGAGCGACCGGCAGGCGCGGGCGGGAACGGTACGGCGGGCGAGCCGGGCGGTTCGTCCGCGGAGCCCCGATCCGACGAGTGGGGATCCACCGAGCCCGGATCCGCCGAGGCCGAATCCGCCGTGTCCGCGAGCGCCTCGGCCGACACCGCCGTCGCCTCGGCCCCGCCCTCGGGCGCGACACGGCCCCTGAGCGCCTCTGACGCGCCCTCTGGGGGCCCCAAGCCGCTGCACGACCCCGATCCCTACCGGACCCCTCCCTACGGCGAGCCCGGCCCCTGGGCGCCCGCGCCGCCGGTCCAGCACCCGGCGACGACTCCCGCCCACGGGACGACCCCCGGGACGGGACGCCCGGCACCAGCCGTGCTCACGGAAGCGGGGGCCCAGCCGCACGACGAGGTGGCCCCGGCCGACGCGCCGACGCGCAGGGTGCCGACCGCCGCCACGCTCACCGAAGCGGCCTCGGCGACACCGCTGCCCGCTTCGGTGCCGCCGGAGCACGAGACCCCCGTACCGGCGACCGCCCAGCAGCCCGCGACGGCCACCCTGTACGCGGACGCGCCTGGGCCCGGCGCGGCCGCGCATCCCCCGGTCGCCTCCTACGCGTATCCCTCCCAGCCGGGGCCACCGCCTTTCGGGGACTCCGCGCAGGCCGTGCCGCCTTCCTATGCGGGAGGGGCCCCGCCCGCGCCGGCCGCCTACACGGACGGATCTCCACCGGCGCCGGCCGCCTACGCCGATCCCGCCCGGCCGCACCCCACCGCCCCGCAGGGGCCCTGGCGGAACTACGACCCGTGGGCCGGGTCGGGGTCGTTGCAGCAGAACGGTGCCGCGGTGGACGGCGGGGCGCGGCGCCGGCGGAGGGGACGGGGTCTGCTGGTGGGGGCCGTGCTGATCGCCGTCGTGGCCGGTGGCATCGGTGGAGCCGTGGGCGCGTATCTGGAGCGCAACGGCGGGGTCGGGGCGGTCGAGCTGCCGCAGACCGGTGACGGGGTGACCGGGCGGGCGCCCGACAGCGTCGCCGGTATCGCCGCCGGCGCGCTGCCCGGTGTCGTGACCCTGCATGTGAGCGGGGCGAGCGCGCAGGGCACGGGCACCGGCTTCGTGCTCGACGAGCGGGGTCACATCCTCACGAACAACCACGTCGTCGACCCCGCCGGTACGGACGGCGAGATATCGGTGACCTTCAGCGGCGGCGAGACCGCCAAGGCCACCGTCGTCGGCCGGGACACCGGCTACGACCTGGCCGTCGTCAAGGTGTCCGGCGTCAGAGGCCTCGAACCGCTGCCCCTGGGCAACTCCGAAGAGGTGCGGGTCGGCGACCCGGTCGTCGCCATCGGCGCCCCCTTCGACCTGGCCAACACCGTCACCTCCGGCATCATCAGCGCCAAGGAGCGGCCCATCACGGCCGGCGGTGAGAGCGGCGACGTGAGCGACGTGTCGTACGTGGACGCGCTGCAGACGGACGCGCCGATCAACCCCGGCAACTCCGGCGGACCGCTTCTCGACGGCAAGGGCCGGGTGATCGGAATCAACAGCGCCATCCGGTCCGCGGGCGGCGGCTCCGAGTCGGACGGCGGCCAGGCCGGGTCGATCGGGCTCGGCTTCGCGATCCCCATCAACCAGGGCAAGCGCGTCGCCGAGGAGCTGATCAACACCGGTAAGGCGAGCCACCCGGTGATCGGTGTCACTCTCGACATGGACTACTCCGGCGACGGCGCCCGGATCGGCGCCAAGGGCGACTCGGGCGCGGCCGGGGTCACCGAGGGCGGCCCCGCCGACCGGGCGGGCATCCGCCCGGGTGACGTCATCACCGAGGTCGACGGCCAGCGGGTCCACTCCGGTGACGAGCTGATCGTCAAGGTCCGCGCCCACCGGCCCGGCGACCGGCTGGAGCTGACCCTTCTGCGGGACGGCAGCCGGCGGACGGTCACGCTCACCCTCGGTTCGTCCGGCAGCGACTGA
- a CDS encoding anti-sigma factor family protein, whose amino-acid sequence MSGSRPTPAEQHLGDRLSALIDGELGHEARDRVLAHLATCGKCKMEADEQRRLKNVFAEAAPPPPSESFLARLQMLPAGGDSGSPLSGGFAGRIGSAVGGPGLPDPSDSRDFAGFGVYGAGGDSFGYVPSGPHGGALTPSEGRGALGGRGSTGGRGFLGDRGFLGGRGFLGDRGTLGDRGFLGGARDLPGGGDADDRADREERAGDGTRGTGERGFRIHAVSRPESERSASRGMRFAFVAAGAVSLAAIALGGVTGGAPVETADARGGPGSGSNVTPLRTQAAGTVPASESQRRRGSTMGPLLGQGQQSLGEVPVAPTEIAAPLLPGVPAPAGQDRQSAHPLAAPVPVGAAVLSPLIGPLTAVPPLQLTDWSSAQELTGPGLLAAPDSTSSPTPTSPVLR is encoded by the coding sequence GTGAGTGGATCCCGTCCTACGCCTGCCGAGCAGCACCTGGGAGACCGTCTCTCCGCCCTGATCGACGGAGAGCTCGGTCATGAGGCGCGTGACCGCGTCCTGGCACATCTCGCCACGTGCGGGAAGTGCAAGATGGAGGCGGACGAGCAGCGCCGTCTGAAGAACGTCTTCGCGGAGGCCGCCCCGCCGCCCCCCTCCGAGAGCTTTCTGGCCCGCCTCCAGATGCTTCCGGCGGGCGGCGACAGCGGTTCACCGCTGTCCGGTGGTTTCGCGGGAAGAATCGGGAGCGCGGTCGGCGGGCCGGGTCTGCCCGACCCCTCCGACTCCCGTGACTTCGCGGGCTTCGGCGTCTACGGAGCCGGCGGCGACTCCTTCGGATACGTCCCGTCGGGACCACACGGCGGCGCTCTGACACCGTCGGAGGGCCGTGGTGCACTGGGCGGCCGGGGTTCGACCGGCGGCCGTGGCTTCCTCGGTGACCGGGGCTTCCTGGGCGGGCGGGGTTTCCTCGGCGACCGCGGGACGCTGGGCGACCGAGGTTTCCTGGGCGGCGCACGCGACCTCCCCGGCGGCGGGGACGCGGACGACCGTGCGGACCGGGAGGAGAGGGCCGGCGACGGCACCCGGGGCACGGGCGAACGGGGCTTCCGGATCCACGCCGTGAGCCGGCCGGAGTCCGAGCGTTCGGCCTCGCGCGGCATGCGGTTCGCCTTCGTTGCGGCGGGCGCGGTGTCGCTGGCCGCGATCGCCCTCGGCGGTGTGACCGGCGGGGCCCCCGTCGAGACGGCGGACGCCCGGGGCGGTCCCGGCTCCGGCAGCAATGTCACCCCGCTGCGGACGCAGGCCGCGGGCACGGTTCCGGCCTCCGAGTCGCAGCGCCGCCGGGGATCCACCATGGGGCCGCTGCTCGGGCAGGGGCAGCAGTCCCTGGGCGAGGTGCCCGTCGCTCCGACGGAGATCGCCGCGCCTCTGCTGCCCGGAGTCCCCGCTCCGGCCGGCCAGGACCGTCAGTCGGCGCACCCACTGGCAGCGCCGGTGCCGGTCGGTGCGGCCGTCCTGTCGCCGCTCATAGGTCCGCTCACCGCGGTACCGCCGCTGCAGCTGACCGACTGGTCCTCCGCGCAGGAGCTCACGGGACCGGGCCTGCTGGCGGCCCCCGACAGCACCTCGTCTCCCACACCCACCTCCCCCGTCCTGCGCTGA
- a CDS encoding sec-independent translocase: MFNDIGALEVVTLVVLAVLVFGPDKLPKVIQDVTRTIRKIREFSDSAKADIRSELGPEFKDFEFEDLNPKTFLRKQMDNDELGLKEIRNGFDVKKEMAELTDAVHGRESESSSSSTSSTAAIGSGSDGSASGSSGGTIDMTKKSEPAERPPYDLDAT, from the coding sequence GTGTTCAATGACATAGGTGCGCTCGAGGTGGTGACGCTCGTCGTCCTCGCCGTGCTCGTCTTCGGCCCGGACAAGCTCCCGAAGGTGATCCAGGACGTCACGCGGACGATCCGTAAGATCCGCGAGTTCTCGGACAGCGCCAAGGCGGACATCCGCAGCGAACTCGGCCCGGAGTTCAAGGACTTCGAGTTCGAGGACCTCAACCCCAAGACGTTCCTGCGCAAGCAGATGGACAACGACGAGCTGGGGCTGAAGGAGATCCGCAACGGCTTCGACGTGAAGAAGGAGATGGCCGAGCTGACCGACGCGGTCCACGGCCGCGAGTCGGAGTCGTCGTCCTCGTCCACCTCTTCCACCGCCGCCATCGGCTCCGGCTCCGACGGCTCCGCGTCCGGCTCGTCCGGCGGAACCATCGACATGACGAAAAAGTCCGAGCCGGCCGAGCGTCCGCCGTACGACCTGGACGCCACCTGA